A region of Dictyostelium discoideum AX4 chromosome 1 chromosome, whole genome shotgun sequence DNA encodes the following proteins:
- a CDS encoding EGF-like domain-containing protein, translating into MKLLKILLIIININILCKIVESSSVTCSQSYECGNVPFSICKNKFDLFEGIGVDPEQGKVFIMGKFNASGVQYGNVTIASVPMNGVGILKTEFTIKSDVTQGSAFRNTFQLFKYLPKSKTFLTQGGERLSFVIGIYDEKSNIKLTPLWYPRGYKLGAYFDEVNQLTYTCDFDLKIFQKIVKTQDDLFGSNSSNSKIIQNSTQCFALSSAYTGGNFNNTIIYVQNKVNDTGVKYSTFSMGSADCVLCPRQFFNLYQLNNEWVTGFHIFKNKIYYSSKSGITQMNVPGTDQRFLLTNESVESFEFVNNEKTIYYITTNGKIKKIDVENLVSSTLYDSYSDKSLGVCECAPGFSGIYCNQCVNGTVQWENGNPTCVKNTDNGRPSVCQADWQCGNSPYFLCLNNECLCRSEFFGDKCNQCQGRISWENGIPICGFLHR; encoded by the coding sequence atgaaattattaaaaattttattaataattattaatattaatattttatgcAAAATTGTTGAAAGTTCCTCTGTAACATGCTCTCAAAGTTATGAATGTGGTAATGttccattttcaatttgtaaaaataaatttgatttatttgaaggAATTGGTGTAGATCCAGAACAAGGAAAAGTATTTATTATGGGTAAATTTAATGCATCAGGAGTTCAATATGGTAATGTTACAATTGCATCAGTACCAATGAATGGAGttggaattttaaaaactgaATTCACTATTAAATCAGATGTTACCCAAGGTAGTGCCTTTAGAAATACTTTCCAActctttaaatatttaccaaAGTCCAAAACTTTCCTAACTCAAGGTGGAGAACGTTTATCATTTGTTATTGGTATTTATGATGAAAAAagcaatattaaattaactcCGCTATGGTATCCACGTGGATATAAATTAGGGGCTTATTTTGATGAAGTCAACCAGTTGACCTATACTtgtgattttgatttaaaaattttccaAAAGATTGTTAAAACTCAAGATGACCTATttggtagtaatagtagtaattcAAAGATTATTCAAAATTCAACTCAATGTTTTGCTCTATCAAGTGCATATACTGGTGGTAATTTTAACAATACCATTATCTATGTCCAAAATAAAGTTAATGATACCGGTGTGAAATATTCAACCTTTTCAATGGGCTCAGCAGATTGTGTTTTATGTCCAAGACAATTTTTTAAcctttatcaattaaataatgaatggGTTACTGGTTtccatatttttaaaaataaaatttattactcTAGTAAAAGTGGTATCACTCAAATGAATGTCCCAGGTACTGATCAAAGATTCTTATTAACAAATGAATCTGTcgaatcatttgaatttgtaaataatgaaaaaacaatttattatattacaacaaatggtaaaattaagaaaatcgATGTTGAAAATTTAGTTTCATCAACACTTTATGATTCATACTCTGATAAATCATTAGGTGTTTGTGAATGTGCACCAGGTTTCTCTGGAATTTATTGTAATCAATGTGTTAATGGTACAGTTCAATGGGAAAATGGTAATCCAACATGTGTTAAAAACACTGATAATGGTCGTCCTTCAGTTTGTCAAGCTGATTGGCAATGTGGTAACTCTCCTTACTTTTtatgtttaaataatgaatgcTTATGTAGAAGTGAATTCTTTGGCGATAAATGTAACCAATGCCAAGGTAGAATTTCATGGGAAAATGGTATTCCAATTTGTGGTTTCCTTCatagataa